In a genomic window of Vibrio gigantis:
- a CDS encoding nuclear transport factor 2 family protein, whose amino-acid sequence MNMQTNAATFVLENQVDTAFLQSFSDAWNNHDIEALMSFMTEDCVFHTVAGEGLLGNTIEGYEAVRNSFELVWQNFPDAAWSDPVHFVCGDRAVSESTFSATNPDGSVIEARMVDVFTLKDGKISVKNAFRKTRPLLTPNNTPKS is encoded by the coding sequence ATGAATATGCAAACCAATGCAGCGACATTCGTGCTGGAAAACCAAGTCGACACCGCCTTTTTACAGTCTTTTAGTGATGCGTGGAATAACCATGATATTGAAGCGCTGATGTCTTTCATGACAGAAGACTGTGTATTCCACACAGTGGCAGGAGAAGGCTTGCTTGGAAACACTATCGAAGGGTACGAAGCGGTTCGAAATAGCTTTGAATTGGTTTGGCAGAACTTTCCAGATGCGGCCTGGAGCGATCCTGTCCACTTTGTGTGTGGTGACCGTGCTGTGAGTGAATCTACGTTTTCTGCGACGAATCCGGATGGCAGTGTCATCGAAGCTCGCATGGTCGACGTGTTTACCCTGAAAGATGGAAAAATCAGCGTAAAAAATGCCTTCCGTAAAACACGACCTCTTTTAACTCCTAACAACACTCCCAAGAGCTAG